The Populus alba chromosome 6, ASM523922v2, whole genome shotgun sequence genomic interval CTCTCTTAACTCTTTCAGGATCATCGCTCTCACACTCAACCTCGTAACAATCTCCAAAACTAAACTTACTCTCATCAACCTCCAACTTCAAACCTCTCCAATCATAAACCTCTCTCACATTTTCGAAACCGCCTAAACACACAAAACCCACTTCCCCATCAATCCCAAACTCGTCTTTACACCTCTTGATAACCCTCGACTCAATCGACCCCAACTTGCTAGCTTCCTCCACGCATTGCTTTCCAATCAATGGCTCTATTTCCTCCTCATCCTCCTCGACACGACTCACCCCATTAATCAGTACTGCCTTTGCCTTGAGTGACAAAACGCATCGCGTGATTTCATCGTTGTTATCACTGAATGAACGCAAGCGAAGCACTGCTCTTTGAGAAGCAAGAACGCCATTAGCAGAatcataaaatacatttttttggTTGAGTTTTTTTAGGTGAAATGGTGAAAGGATTTCTTTTAACAGGCTGTGATTTGCTGCATCAAACAGACGCAATTTCACCTCCACCTCCATAAGGAATTCAATTGCTCTGTGGATTTTTTGTAAAAACGTTTTGATCTTTTTAGTGGTTTTTTGTGGGGTTTTGGTTATGGGGAGAGACCAATATGGTGGGACTTGGAGGGCTCAAAGAGGTGGAGGAGAGAGGAGGTGCTGGTAGCAGTGGTTGAGGAGGAGAAGGTGgttgttgtggtggtggtgggtttTCGGGATTCTTGGAACTTGTCTTCAATTTTGACTTGgacttttgttgtttttcgtCTTGGCATTTTTTGGTTCATGGAAAGAGGTGGGTAACCCTGGTGAGAAAAAATCGTTGTAGACGACTTGTCATGCCTGCTACTCGTTATCAAGCTTAACCATATTCGTTAAACTCGGCTTACTTGGTAGGTTTATCTATAAAACATGTGTCGAAGATTGGTTTAAAGGAGGATTTTTAgtgatttaattgatttgtttaagcacaattcaaatttaattatgttaatatcatgaaactagaaagaaaaaattatttaacatttattttttatttcaagttgatAGTTAAAAGCATATTTCatattacaattaaaatattatttgttaaaattttaatttttttaaaatattttttaattatttcaatgtactaatattaaaaattattttaaaaataactattattataatatttttaaaatacaaaaacaaacaaactaaaaatataattcctCACATCTAGTGACGGAGACAGACCCtacaaaagaattatttttccaTCCCTTcccttaataatatttatatttatagcttaaataataaaataattaaaattaaaaaaaattttaatttttattttttgattctaCCTCTCCTGTTCATTCAAACCTAATATAATATAGACTTAAAGATTGGggatatatatgtgtgtgtagaTTTACAACATAGCGTAcacgacttttttttttttttttttttttggtaacccggggtgtccgggccagcttacgcgaaCCACGACTATttcccgggcccactgaacatcctgcaagcccagtaggcaggtaaggcaccatgggggtgacaggctggtactcttgaggatcgaacccaggaccttcgcAAAGACAAGCTTTACTGTTGACCAATGGGCTAGATCCTCAAGTGTATAGCGTACACGACTTTTGGATTTGGAGGTGGGGGTGGGAGGCTGCAAATATTGACTTTGccattaattatgattattattattctagatTTGAATTCTAACAAAGATTAATGTAGGAAAATCTTTTAATTGTGTATTCTTAATCTATCCATGTTCTATACATGTGATACAAATGAAAGACAAGTCTTAAGAGACTTTAGTTTTAATCCTAGGTAGATTTGATCATGCACAATGCCATTTGTttgaaaagattaattaattgtaattaattttagaatgtgTTTAATAAGGCTAAACAAGGGTAAATACGAAGTTATTATCTCATCCATGTCtctttaatgaaataattagtcgatccttttatttttaaaaacctaaTATTAAGTCTCCATTTTCTCATATATGATTGTAACTTGATCCTTCTGTTGGTAATTCATCATGATGAttaattcttctttctttcaaatGTCCATTTATAATCTAAATTCTCGATGttatattcatttaaaattcaacatgattaattgctttaaattaattttttttcttggtgtttttatataattttaatgtattgatgtcgaaaataaatttttctttaacttgatCCTTCTGTTGGTAATTCATCATGATGAttaattcttcttttctttcaaatgtCCATTTATAATCTAAATTCTCGATGttatattcatttaaaattcaacatgattaattgctttaaattaatttttttttggtgtttttatattattttgatgtattgatgtcgaaaataaatttttcttaagaaaaaatatttatatatatatttttaaataaaaaaaactttaaaaatcaatcactattataatattaaaaatcccATAATTTAAGACTTTTGATATTTAAGGCAGTGTTGCATTGCGTTctcataaattttgattttttttttattttaaataatttttttatatttttaatgtgctgatattaaaaaataatttttaaaaaataataaaaaaattaattttaatacatttttaaaaaaaatattttgaactatCAGCACTATCACTACCCCCAAACAGATATTAAACAGATATTAAAAGCTCTATCTGCAGCTCAATGGTAGAATACTAGTTTTGAAATTAGAGCTGGTTAGGTTATATTAAATAGGAAGAAAAATTAAGGTCCCTTGCTAACTCCTCTGTACccataatcaattaaaatagcTTTATGGTAgacatattaattaatatacatgcaaataaataaaaagaagaagcagtcgcccttgtgatttttctttttgatgaatAGCCCTTGCCACTAATATCTACCACCTCCGCCACAAGCTTAagaactaatataaaaaaagtgtgtgtatatatatatatatatatagagacacGTGcgcaatatattaaaataatattttattatttatttattaaaaattatttttaatatcataacatcaaaaataatttgaaaaaaaataaaaaaatatttttaaaatacaaaaaataaacaaattatacaGCATTTGGttgattgaattaataaaaatatcttataattATTGACAAACTCCAATAATAATAGGCTGATTAACGGTATATGGTGATAATCAGCTGGATCCTGTATAGATGTGAtcttaattaacatatattattatat includes:
- the LOC118032626 gene encoding triphosphate tunnel metalloenzyme 3-like isoform X2, translated to MEVEVKLRLFDAANHSLLKEILSPFHLKKLNQKNVFYDSANGVLASQRAVLRLRSFSDNNDEITRCVLSLKAKAVLINGVSRVEEDEEEIEPLIGKQCVEEASKLGSIESRVIKRCKDEFGIDGEVGFVCLGGFENVREVYDWRGLKLEVDESKFSFGDCYEVECESDDPERVKRELEGFLKENGIDYKYSEMSKFAIFRAGKLP